One Yoonia sp. BS5-3 genomic window carries:
- a CDS encoding Wzz/FepE/Etk N-terminal domain-containing protein: protein MTHHNAGHILDLSQAARVEPLDIAGMIITLWRGKWVILLSTVAMLLLAGYYAFAIASPRYAATTTLHVDTNRFAITENGVSSAGGTGNLNTEVAILRSRHLLEQVVDTLNLQTDPAFNRYLTPVAQWSITGLRNQMRDWLSGSTTPAPDQAAIRAKTVENLRNTISIQTQRDSAVLSITATTGKSETAATIANTLADLYLVDQINTQFSTSETAVTWLSEKVFELQIELAEKENAITELIARAQIGDEATLDAISRQAIETDNRLQEARAALTKLDDGTQVSATGTSLSADSQQLSNQIAALELYRANLSAQLADQSASLAQLQHLRREADATRVLYETFLSRLQDVSLQSGLSAPRSRILNIAEPGTYVAPRKMLILAMAGLLGVAVGIMLAVLQAARRTGIRTADALADATGLPVMAQLPAKWRKKPPVKDAARTLRAAVLLQAAEDSAQTILCTSGLVDDGQKDTAFLLGQALHDLGRSVLVFDGDLRNSKANGDLNAIIKGAQDGDAMIHSDRRWGVDVLRTHAGNAHPADLFCSRNFNMFLNRMRERYDHIIIAAPPVLPAPDTLVLAQHSDAVIYAVQCDRTKPETIRAGQQALEGAQAPITGFVLTGVDIRKQKTAGASIWPSGKAHPIGAATL from the coding sequence ATGACGCATCACAACGCTGGACATATACTTGATCTTTCTCAGGCTGCACGGGTAGAGCCTTTGGATATCGCCGGGATGATCATAACACTCTGGCGGGGCAAATGGGTGATACTTCTATCGACCGTTGCGATGCTTTTATTGGCCGGATACTACGCCTTCGCAATCGCCAGCCCGCGTTATGCTGCAACAACGACACTGCATGTCGATACAAACCGTTTTGCCATTACTGAAAACGGTGTTTCATCCGCTGGCGGCACGGGCAATCTCAATACCGAGGTTGCGATCCTACGCTCACGACATTTGCTTGAGCAGGTCGTCGATACATTGAATTTGCAGACGGATCCGGCTTTTAACCGCTACTTAACACCGGTCGCGCAGTGGTCCATCACAGGGCTGCGAAATCAGATGCGCGATTGGCTTTCCGGCAGCACAACACCCGCGCCAGATCAGGCGGCAATCCGCGCCAAAACGGTCGAAAACCTACGCAACACAATCTCTATCCAAACCCAGCGCGACAGCGCGGTTTTGTCTATTACCGCGACCACAGGCAAATCGGAAACGGCCGCGACAATCGCAAATACATTGGCCGATCTATACCTCGTTGATCAGATCAACACGCAATTCAGCACTTCGGAAACTGCGGTAACCTGGCTGTCTGAAAAAGTCTTCGAATTGCAAATCGAACTGGCCGAAAAGGAAAACGCAATCACCGAACTGATCGCGCGGGCGCAAATCGGCGATGAGGCAACGCTGGATGCCATCAGCAGACAAGCCATTGAAACAGACAATCGTCTGCAAGAGGCCCGCGCAGCCCTCACCAAATTGGACGATGGAACACAGGTATCGGCAACGGGCACCAGTCTGTCGGCTGACAGCCAGCAACTTAGCAACCAAATTGCCGCGCTCGAACTTTACCGCGCCAATCTATCCGCACAGCTGGCCGATCAGTCGGCCAGCCTGGCCCAGCTGCAACACTTGCGGCGCGAGGCAGACGCCACACGCGTTCTGTACGAAACCTTTCTGTCCCGGCTGCAGGATGTCAGCCTGCAAAGCGGACTCAGCGCGCCGCGTAGCCGGATCCTCAACATCGCAGAACCAGGGACATATGTCGCGCCCCGCAAGATGCTGATATTGGCCATGGCTGGTCTTCTTGGTGTCGCAGTGGGGATCATGCTGGCGGTCCTGCAGGCCGCGCGGCGAACCGGCATCCGCACAGCCGATGCGCTGGCAGACGCAACTGGTTTGCCGGTGATGGCGCAGTTACCGGCTAAATGGCGCAAAAAACCTCCCGTAAAGGATGCCGCACGGACCCTGCGCGCCGCGGTTTTACTGCAGGCCGCAGAGGACAGCGCACAGACAATTCTTTGCACTTCAGGGCTGGTCGATGACGGGCAAAAAGACACGGCCTTCTTACTTGGCCAGGCACTGCATGATTTGGGGCGGTCCGTTCTGGTTTTTGACGGTGATCTCAGGAACAGTAAGGCCAACGGCGATTTGAACGCAATCATCAAAGGCGCACAAGACGGCGATGCAATGATCCATAGCGACCGACGCTGGGGTGTCGACGTGCTGCGGACACATGCGGGAAACGCCCATCCCGCCGATCTGTTCTGTAGCCGAAACTTTAATATGTTTCTGAATAGGATGCGGGAAAGATACGATCACATCATCATCGCCGCGCCGCCGGTTTTGCCAGCGCCCGATACACTGGTTCTCGCGCAACATAGCGACGCAGTGATTTACGCGGTGCAATGCGACCGCACCAAACCCGAAACCATACGGGCCGGGCAGCAAGCGCTTGAGGGGGCACAAGCCCCGATCACCGGTTTCGTGTTGACCGGGGTGGATATACGGAAACAAAAAACCGCAGGTGCATCAATCTGGCCTTCGGGTAAGGCGCACCCCATCGGCGCGGCTACGCTCTAG
- a CDS encoding YjbF family lipoprotein, whose protein sequence is MRLLFLLLLAACAPAPDGAALRATFDAKTVARLQVPVLLLSNDDFASALVPVAQDDGAQVWQSRDPIQISDQSGVVIATRGLGHDLMAGEVADAVAALQSAGGVYTRVWVHLDGDLRLVRREERCRLSPERMVRHQASSGAIDLRVVVEICGDVDPITNIYHVDGDGLIWWSQQWISPALGSVTLERVTR, encoded by the coding sequence ATGAGGTTATTGTTTCTGTTGCTCTTGGCCGCCTGTGCCCCGGCGCCTGATGGGGCCGCATTGCGCGCGACTTTCGATGCCAAGACTGTTGCCCGTTTGCAGGTGCCCGTCTTGCTGTTGAGCAATGATGATTTCGCGTCGGCGCTGGTGCCTGTGGCGCAAGACGACGGAGCGCAAGTCTGGCAAAGCCGTGATCCGATCCAGATATCGGATCAGTCTGGCGTTGTGATCGCAACCCGCGGTCTGGGGCATGATCTGATGGCGGGGGAGGTGGCTGATGCCGTAGCGGCGCTGCAATCGGCTGGGGGCGTATATACCCGTGTCTGGGTCCATCTTGATGGGGATTTGCGTCTTGTCCGCCGTGAGGAGCGTTGTCGTTTGTCACCTGAACGAATGGTGCGTCATCAGGCATCGAGCGGGGCAATCGACCTGCGTGTCGTGGTCGAGATCTGTGGTGATGTGGACCCAATCACAAACATTTATCACGTTGACGGGGACGGTTTGATCTGGTGGTCGCAGCAATGGATATCGCCCGCGTTGGGATCGGTTACGTTAGAGCGGGTGACCCGCTAA
- a CDS encoding YjbH domain-containing protein, translating into MRRLLLIALGLVLVGTLAAGQDTPLRYNSYGAPGLIDMPIASSAPDAELAFSASTFAGQTRATLTFQVTPRLSTSLRYAALQDVQAAGGAFYDQILDRSLALQYRLVDEGRLRPALAIGVSDFVGTGIYAGEYLVASKSLPGDLAATMGLGWGRFAGVGGFDNPLGASFADRPMRDFGVGGAPSLDTLFRGDAAIFGGLRWAPDPRFDLVVEYSSDAYIYQDGVAFTRRSPWNVGLTYAPRPDLRLSAYYLYGSEIGTQLSYVINPRAPPFGTGFGAPVMPTVPAADLSAALAAEGMALSSLQMEGERAYVAVANTRFAPSAQAIGRTMRVLDRELPPSVRIVHISLVENGLVGPAVVLDRARWQDSVFAGDGGAAFARSIRFAPPVAGVPVPPTSRFSWNVAPYLTPNLFDPDDPLRADFGLAFDGRWALRRDVILAGTLRQKLAGNLDAATRMSDSELPHVRSDFALYDREGDADIADLTLAWYGQPGPDLTTRLSFGLLEPMFAGVSAELLWRPPGQHWAMGVEVNQLIQRDYDGAFGLLDYEVSSGHASLYWEDAGGYAAQLDLGRYLAGDWGGTLTLSRRFANGWKLGVFATLTDVPFETFGEGSFDKGVVLNVPLSWISGQPRRDALARTIRPVTRDGGARVHVEGRLYELSRPQTARVIDDTWGMFWR; encoded by the coding sequence ATGCGCCGTTTGTTACTTATCGCATTGGGTTTGGTGTTGGTTGGCACGCTGGCCGCAGGTCAGGATACCCCCTTGCGATACAACAGTTATGGCGCGCCTGGCCTGATCGATATGCCTATTGCCAGCTCTGCCCCTGATGCAGAGCTGGCTTTTTCCGCCTCGACCTTTGCTGGTCAGACCCGCGCAACACTGACGTTTCAGGTGACCCCGCGCCTGTCCACCAGCCTGCGTTATGCCGCATTGCAAGATGTGCAGGCTGCGGGTGGGGCGTTTTATGATCAGATATTGGATCGCAGTCTGGCTTTGCAATATCGCCTGGTTGATGAAGGTCGTCTGCGTCCGGCGCTGGCTATTGGTGTCTCTGATTTTGTTGGTACTGGCATCTACGCGGGTGAGTATCTTGTTGCTAGCAAATCACTGCCCGGCGACCTTGCCGCGACGATGGGGTTGGGTTGGGGCCGTTTTGCTGGTGTTGGCGGTTTCGATAATCCGTTGGGGGCCAGCTTTGCCGATCGGCCGATGCGGGATTTTGGCGTCGGCGGCGCGCCCTCGCTTGATACGCTTTTTCGTGGTGACGCTGCTATTTTCGGTGGGCTACGATGGGCTCCGGACCCCCGTTTTGATCTGGTGGTCGAGTATTCATCCGATGCTTACATTTACCAAGATGGTGTTGCGTTTACGCGCCGCAGCCCATGGAATGTCGGGCTAACCTACGCCCCGCGACCGGATCTGCGACTGTCAGCCTATTATCTTTATGGGTCAGAGATCGGCACGCAGCTAAGCTATGTAATCAACCCGCGTGCGCCGCCCTTTGGCACCGGTTTTGGGGCGCCTGTAATGCCGACTGTTCCCGCTGCGGATCTTTCTGCCGCCCTAGCCGCGGAAGGCATGGCCCTATCGTCTTTGCAGATGGAGGGTGAGCGCGCCTATGTGGCGGTTGCCAATACACGGTTTGCCCCTTCTGCGCAGGCCATTGGCCGCACGATGCGTGTTTTGGATCGGGAACTGCCGCCGTCTGTTCGTATTGTTCATATTTCTTTGGTCGAGAATGGTCTGGTCGGGCCCGCTGTGGTTCTTGATCGTGCCAGGTGGCAGGACAGCGTTTTCGCGGGTGATGGGGGCGCGGCTTTTGCCCGGTCGATTCGTTTTGCCCCGCCTGTTGCCGGTGTGCCGGTACCACCCACCTCGCGTTTTTCATGGAACGTTGCCCCCTATCTGACGCCAAATTTGTTTGATCCCGATGATCCGCTGCGCGCCGATTTTGGTCTGGCGTTTGACGGACGGTGGGCGTTGCGACGCGACGTCATTCTTGCGGGCACGTTGCGCCAAAAGCTTGCTGGAAATCTGGATGCGGCGACACGCATGTCAGATTCTGAATTGCCGCATGTCCGCAGCGATTTTGCCCTATATGACCGGGAAGGCGATGCTGATATCGCCGATTTGACCCTAGCCTGGTACGGACAGCCCGGGCCAGACCTGACCACCCGCCTGAGCTTTGGTCTGTTGGAGCCGATGTTCGCCGGTGTCTCGGCCGAGCTATTGTGGCGCCCGCCTGGGCAACATTGGGCCATGGGTGTTGAGGTCAATCAACTCATACAGCGCGATTATGACGGTGCGTTTGGGTTGCTTGACTATGAAGTCAGCAGTGGCCATGCCAGCCTTTATTGGGAAGACGCTGGCGGTTATGCGGCGCAGCTGGATTTGGGCCGCTATTTGGCCGGTGACTGGGGCGGCACGCTGACGCTGTCGCGCCGTTTTGCCAATGGTTGGAAGCTGGGCGTTTTTGCCACGCTGACGGATGTTCCTTTTGAAACGTTTGGTGAGGGTTCATTTGATAAGGGCGTCGTTCTAAATGTGCCGCTGAGCTGGATCAGCGGCCAGCCCCGCCGTGATGCGCTGGCGCGGACGATCCGACCTGTCACGCGCGATGGGGGCGCGCGCGTTCATGTTGAGGGCCGCCTTTATGAGCTGAGCCGCCCCCAGACAGCCCGCGTGATTGATGATACCTGGGGGATGTTCTGGCGATGA
- a CDS encoding autotransporter domain-containing protein — MSGTFDNSGTISAAVFGEAESAEATGLRVGSDLSQRLENSGMITAFAAATSSVSAIGLDLDGISGEFLNSGTISVSSVAESGEAYGYGLYSAGDVSGSLTNSGTVAASADAESYATIYGIYLSSGVSGELTNSGTITAFGVSQYSTAEAVGVSAIGTSAGVISNTGTIAAAATNSGSSEVGLYAVGANVSHLDTDGSFENSGIISAATDNVGSSSYASAYGVYVGDLDGTFSNTGTISATVNGVTNTSSAAVYGLYVGTFDGEITNAGTISVSGDAQDAYAIYLGGGTGTLNLSTDDDITGTISVAEHDVNLVADDSSTVFVFEDRDTATGVFDASVTNDTVAWFVEDEGGTAPIYAAVAAADIQLNNGSLAGIGALADGLSAGLPTGSAPEASRGHLSFDEGTPGFRPFVSANISTTEYDGVDQANAAEATIFDGTFGYAGQLASGLGVSVGAGVFSVDGSSGPNDYTSNGFFGGVTLGQDVGGFVLEGGVGFGAIGTENARGIDGSDDAEATIDSLFTTVHAGLSRGFAMDNGLSVTGFGQVRHTSLAVDEYEESGSIADATVDDYTTATTELKLGLEGAYAVGETGTVTGAVTYTSRVAGGDDDIDVTVFGATELLASTAADYSGAGAEIGYEMAFGTGGFLNIGLSQEFGDGATGPTAAAGISWSF, encoded by the coding sequence ATGTCTGGTACCTTTGACAATAGCGGCACAATCAGCGCTGCGGTCTTTGGTGAGGCTGAAAGCGCCGAAGCCACTGGCTTGCGTGTTGGCTCGGATTTATCGCAGCGTCTCGAGAATAGCGGCATGATCACGGCCTTCGCTGCGGCGACGTCGTCTGTTAGTGCCATCGGTCTTGATCTTGACGGTATTTCGGGCGAATTTTTGAACAGTGGCACCATCAGCGTATCATCTGTCGCTGAATCCGGTGAGGCCTATGGTTATGGCCTCTATTCAGCCGGTGATGTTTCTGGAAGCCTGACCAATAGCGGCACTGTGGCGGCCAGTGCAGATGCTGAGTCTTATGCGACAATCTATGGTATCTATCTGAGTTCGGGCGTTTCTGGTGAATTGACCAATAGTGGCACGATTACCGCATTTGGTGTTAGCCAATACAGCACGGCCGAGGCTGTTGGGGTCAGTGCCATAGGTACGTCGGCCGGTGTCATCAGTAATACGGGCACGATTGCGGCAGCGGCCACCAATTCCGGGTCTAGTGAGGTCGGGCTGTATGCAGTTGGTGCCAATGTCTCGCATTTAGATACGGATGGAAGTTTCGAGAATTCCGGCATCATATCTGCGGCAACCGACAATGTCGGTTCGTCAAGCTATGCGTCTGCCTATGGTGTTTATGTCGGCGACCTTGATGGCACCTTCTCAAACACCGGTACGATCAGCGCGACGGTCAATGGTGTTACCAATACAAGCAGCGCCGCCGTCTATGGACTTTATGTCGGCACATTCGATGGTGAGATCACGAACGCCGGCACCATTTCGGTGAGCGGTGACGCACAGGATGCCTATGCGATCTACCTTGGCGGCGGCACGGGTACGCTGAACCTGTCTACTGACGATGATATAACTGGTACCATCTCAGTTGCTGAGCATGATGTTAATCTGGTTGCAGATGACAGCAGCACGGTCTTTGTGTTTGAAGATCGCGACACTGCTACGGGTGTCTTTGATGCAAGCGTGACCAACGACACCGTCGCCTGGTTTGTCGAAGACGAGGGCGGTACCGCCCCAATCTATGCCGCTGTCGCAGCCGCCGATATTCAACTGAATAATGGTTCCTTGGCTGGAATTGGCGCCCTTGCGGATGGGCTTAGCGCAGGCCTGCCGACAGGTTCGGCGCCTGAGGCGAGCCGCGGTCATCTGTCCTTTGATGAGGGCACGCCCGGGTTCCGCCCGTTTGTGTCGGCCAATATTTCAACCACAGAATATGATGGCGTTGATCAGGCGAACGCCGCTGAAGCGACTATCTTTGACGGCACTTTTGGCTATGCGGGGCAGTTGGCCTCTGGCCTGGGTGTATCGGTTGGGGCGGGCGTTTTTTCGGTTGATGGTTCCTCGGGCCCGAATGACTATACCAGCAATGGTTTCTTCGGTGGTGTGACACTGGGACAAGACGTCGGCGGCTTTGTATTGGAGGGCGGCGTTGGGTTCGGTGCGATCGGGACTGAGAATGCCCGTGGTATAGATGGTAGCGATGACGCGGAAGCCACGATTGATAGTCTTTTCACCACCGTCCATGCCGGGTTGTCCCGTGGTTTTGCCATGGATAACGGCCTATCCGTTACCGGTTTTGGTCAGGTCCGACATACCAGCCTGGCGGTAGACGAATATGAAGAGAGCGGCTCGATCGCGGATGCAACGGTTGACGACTACACAACTGCCACCACCGAGCTGAAACTTGGTTTGGAGGGCGCCTATGCCGTTGGTGAAACAGGCACAGTCACTGGCGCCGTAACATACACATCGCGCGTTGCGGGCGGCGATGACGATATTGACGTCACCGTTTTCGGTGCGACGGAGCTCCTTGCTTCGACTGCAGCGGATTATTCCGGCGCAGGTGCCGAGATCGGCTATGAAATGGCGTTCGGCACGGGTGGTTTCCTGAATATCGGTCTTAGCCAAGAATTTGGTGATGGGGCGACCGGTCCGACGGCCGCTGCCGGTATATCTTGGTCGTTCTGA
- a CDS encoding sulfotransferase, translating to MAHYQKGQFKPAVTLFSKVVQAAPQHAHAHQMLGLIAFQTNQLDPALKAMAQAIKLQPNNPGFLVNFVEILRKAGKYDEAINTGKRAIQLDPSNPAAHSNLGLAYYDADEPIEAEASQKRAIALNADFGPALNNLGSIARDKGDQDAAIDYYRQAYSANPHYTDAANNLTSALIEAERYAEAEKLTQDRVATAPRDPELQRNIGRLHMVSNDLDAAETAFRNAIALDENKADGYVGLAQVLYEKNHPQLALLEAEKAARLDPQNAGAYHQIGMAQANLGDVEAGFANYEKARELNPKMSATRIALGHLMMEKGDFAQAKAVFEAAAEQSQDPLSAHVAMARLEKMSADHPVFLALKDAAATADKMIPAKAVAFHYAMGKAYEDMKAYEDAFSHFAEGARIKRRIIDYDAGRSDLATDNLIKTFDAAFIADLRTHAIQSDQAIFVLGMPRSGTTLTESILNAHPEVFGAGELNDMNNLFGLHADGQRSDLATNVANMAGAELTRKITTYIDNLDKHAPGTAHIVDKMPANFHMVGLIHALMPNAKIIHIARNPFDTCLSCFTRVFERSQLHSYDQVELGRYYNNYVRLMDHWHATLPKGAFHTVHYENLVDDFETEARRIIDHCDLEWDAACLEFYKGERRVRTSSLQQVRQPLYKSSKAKWKVYEKQLQPLVETIGDNHIRFG from the coding sequence ATGGCACATTATCAAAAAGGGCAATTCAAACCTGCCGTCACCTTGTTCAGCAAAGTGGTTCAAGCCGCCCCGCAACATGCACATGCGCACCAAATGCTGGGGCTCATTGCTTTTCAAACCAACCAGTTAGATCCTGCGCTCAAGGCAATGGCGCAGGCCATCAAACTACAGCCGAATAATCCGGGGTTCCTGGTCAATTTTGTTGAGATTCTGCGTAAGGCTGGCAAATACGACGAGGCGATCAACACCGGCAAACGTGCGATCCAATTGGACCCAAGCAATCCTGCGGCGCATTCCAATCTCGGTCTGGCCTATTACGATGCTGACGAGCCCATCGAGGCCGAAGCCAGCCAAAAGCGTGCGATCGCACTCAACGCTGATTTTGGACCTGCTCTCAATAATCTGGGCAGCATCGCACGGGACAAAGGCGACCAGGACGCCGCCATTGACTATTATCGGCAGGCCTATTCCGCCAATCCGCACTATACGGACGCGGCCAATAACCTGACCTCTGCCTTGATCGAGGCCGAGCGTTACGCCGAAGCGGAAAAATTGACCCAAGACCGTGTCGCCACAGCGCCTCGCGATCCTGAGCTGCAACGCAATATTGGCCGCTTGCACATGGTCAGCAATGATCTGGATGCCGCCGAAACAGCCTTTCGGAACGCCATCGCTTTGGATGAAAACAAAGCCGATGGCTATGTGGGGCTGGCGCAGGTTCTTTATGAAAAGAACCATCCGCAGCTTGCCCTGCTCGAGGCGGAAAAAGCGGCACGCCTGGATCCGCAGAACGCAGGTGCCTATCATCAAATCGGCATGGCCCAGGCCAATTTGGGCGACGTCGAGGCCGGGTTCGCAAACTATGAAAAAGCGCGAGAGCTGAACCCAAAAATGAGCGCGACCCGCATCGCATTGGGTCATCTGATGATGGAAAAAGGCGACTTTGCGCAGGCCAAAGCAGTTTTCGAAGCCGCCGCTGAACAATCCCAAGACCCGCTATCGGCCCATGTCGCCATGGCCCGCCTTGAAAAAATGAGCGCCGATCATCCGGTTTTCCTGGCGCTCAAAGACGCGGCAGCAACGGCCGATAAGATGATCCCGGCCAAGGCCGTCGCCTTTCATTATGCCATGGGCAAAGCCTATGAGGATATGAAAGCTTATGAAGATGCATTTTCGCATTTCGCCGAAGGGGCGCGGATCAAGCGGCGCATCATCGACTATGATGCAGGCCGGTCGGACCTCGCGACCGACAACCTGATCAAAACCTTCGATGCAGCATTTATCGCCGATTTGCGGACACATGCAATCCAGTCCGATCAGGCCATTTTTGTGCTGGGTATGCCGCGCTCAGGCACCACATTGACCGAATCCATTCTCAACGCCCATCCGGAAGTCTTTGGCGCAGGCGAGCTAAACGACATGAACAATCTGTTTGGCCTACATGCCGATGGGCAACGCTCGGATTTGGCAACAAATGTCGCGAACATGGCCGGGGCCGAGCTGACGCGCAAAATCACAACCTATATCGACAACCTGGACAAACATGCACCTGGCACAGCGCATATCGTGGATAAGATGCCCGCCAATTTTCACATGGTCGGGCTGATCCACGCGCTGATGCCCAATGCTAAAATCATCCATATCGCCCGCAACCCGTTCGATACCTGCTTGTCCTGCTTCACCCGCGTGTTCGAACGCAGCCAGCTGCACAGCTATGATCAAGTGGAACTAGGGCGTTATTACAACAATTATGTCCGCCTGATGGACCATTGGCATGCAACGCTCCCCAAAGGGGCGTTTCACACGGTCCATTACGAAAACCTCGTTGACGATTTCGAAACCGAGGCAC
- a CDS encoding sugar transferase produces the protein MFDFQNDATDDVYLQQVDFGQTVPFSPPDIGLPKRIFDYALALCLLVPLVAFAALLLILNPFMNAGPLMFCQQRMGHHCKPFTALKFRSMLPADPAARGAFDALETDRITALGRLIRRSRIDELPQILNVLRGEMSLIGPRPDSYDHACVYLREIPGYAARHQVMPGISGFAQTEVGYVDGLEGVKRKVAADNYYIANASFWFDLWITWRTVYVVLARRGA, from the coding sequence ATGTTTGATTTTCAAAATGACGCGACAGATGACGTATATCTACAGCAGGTTGATTTCGGTCAGACCGTGCCCTTTTCGCCGCCTGACATCGGTTTGCCAAAACGTATCTTTGATTATGCGCTGGCGCTTTGCTTGCTGGTTCCGCTGGTCGCCTTTGCTGCGCTGCTGCTGATCCTGAACCCATTTATGAATGCAGGCCCGTTGATGTTCTGTCAGCAACGGATGGGCCATCATTGCAAACCTTTCACGGCTTTGAAATTCAGGTCCATGTTGCCGGCAGATCCCGCTGCGCGCGGTGCCTTTGATGCTTTGGAAACCGACCGTATCACTGCTTTGGGTCGGTTGATCCGCCGCAGCCGTATTGATGAGCTTCCGCAAATACTGAACGTTCTACGCGGAGAGATGAGTCTGATCGGCCCGCGCCCTGACAGCTATGACCACGCCTGCGTTTATCTGCGTGAGATCCCGGGTTATGCGGCGCGCCATCAAGTCATGCCCGGGATTAGTGGTTTTGCCCAAACCGAGGTTGGTTATGTCGATGGTCTTGAGGGCGTAAAGCGCAAGGTTGCTGCGGATAACTACTACATTGCCAATGCTTCATTCTGGTTTGATCTGTGGATCACCTGGCGCACCGTTTATGTCGTGTTGGCGCGCCGCGGCGCCTGA